The following proteins are co-located in the Spirosoma montaniterrae genome:
- a CDS encoding beta-N-acetylhexosaminidase has protein sequence MKKLVYLLWLAAPAWAQSPSTTIPALIPAPQTLEPRSGSFAITNQTRLHILTPVASIRRMVRANLPGLKLTDQPRPLKAITVRLAPVPGVGAEGYDLTVGADGILLTAPQEAGLFYGLQTLRQLLPVTTRSGSRLDRIPALHIRDQPRFGWRGLMLDVSRHFFDKAFVKRFIDQMAQYKYNVFHWHLTDDQGWRIEIKSLPRLTQVGAFRVPRTGRWNDIENPMPGENPSYGGFYTQNDIREIVQYAAERQITIVPEIDMPGHSMAAIVAYPNLACDGKQKVVPTNGKFYKLEDNTLNPCSDSTYAFVDKVLTEVAALFPGPYIHVGGDEAYKGFWTTCELCKPVMATNGLKTMEELQSYFIRRVERIVRSKGKKLIGWDEILEGDGPTIRLAPGATVMSWRGMRGGIEAARQGRPVIMTPFQHCYLDLYQGEPSVEPSTYSMCRLSDSYRFEPVPDSVRAELILGGQGNLWTESVPTPRHAEYMVWPRAFALAEVLWSPKERRNWPEFMNRVEAHFRRFDALGINYARSVYNPIITVKRPPLGFVEVFLNHELPDVLLYYTTDSTQPDDRSLLYANLILMPKGASRLKVMAYRYGKPIGMLIDLPIEELARRIR, from the coding sequence ATGAAAAAACTCGTTTACCTGCTTTGGCTGGCGGCTCCGGCCTGGGCACAGTCGCCGTCAACCACGATACCGGCGTTGATCCCGGCCCCGCAAACGCTCGAACCTCGCTCCGGTTCATTCGCCATTACCAACCAGACCCGGTTGCATATACTGACCCCCGTTGCCTCGATACGCCGGATGGTGCGGGCCAACCTGCCCGGCCTGAAACTGACCGATCAGCCCCGACCCCTAAAAGCCATAACGGTGCGGCTGGCCCCGGTGCCGGGCGTTGGTGCGGAAGGCTACGACCTGACGGTTGGTGCCGACGGTATTCTGCTGACGGCCCCGCAGGAAGCCGGGTTGTTCTATGGGCTGCAAACCTTGCGGCAGTTGTTGCCCGTAACAACGCGGTCAGGCTCGCGGCTGGATCGTATTCCCGCGCTGCACATCCGCGATCAGCCCCGGTTTGGGTGGCGTGGGCTGATGCTCGACGTGAGCCGCCATTTCTTCGACAAAGCGTTTGTAAAGCGATTCATCGATCAGATGGCGCAGTACAAATACAACGTTTTCCACTGGCACCTGACCGACGATCAGGGGTGGCGCATCGAGATCAAAAGTCTGCCCCGGCTTACGCAGGTGGGCGCATTCCGGGTGCCGCGCACGGGCCGCTGGAATGACATCGAAAACCCGATGCCGGGCGAAAATCCGTCGTATGGCGGCTTCTACACCCAAAACGACATCCGCGAAATTGTGCAGTACGCTGCCGAACGCCAGATCACCATCGTACCTGAAATCGACATGCCGGGGCATAGCATGGCCGCTATCGTGGCGTATCCGAATCTGGCCTGTGACGGTAAACAGAAGGTGGTGCCGACGAATGGTAAATTCTATAAGTTGGAAGACAACACCCTGAACCCATGCAGCGACAGCACGTATGCCTTTGTCGATAAAGTGCTGACCGAAGTGGCTGCTCTGTTTCCCGGTCCGTATATCCATGTCGGGGGCGACGAAGCTTACAAGGGTTTCTGGACGACCTGCGAGCTGTGTAAACCTGTGATGGCGACCAACGGGCTGAAAACGATGGAAGAGTTACAGAGCTATTTTATCCGGCGCGTGGAACGAATCGTGCGGTCGAAAGGCAAAAAGCTCATCGGCTGGGATGAAATCCTGGAGGGGGACGGTCCGACGATTCGGCTGGCTCCGGGTGCTACGGTGATGAGCTGGCGTGGGATGCGGGGCGGTATCGAAGCCGCCCGGCAGGGTCGCCCGGTCATTATGACGCCTTTTCAGCACTGCTACTTAGACCTCTATCAGGGCGAACCGTCGGTCGAGCCGAGTACCTACAGCATGTGCCGGCTGAGTGATTCGTACCGGTTTGAACCTGTCCCTGATAGCGTTCGGGCCGAGTTGATTCTGGGAGGGCAGGGTAATCTCTGGACCGAGTCGGTGCCAACGCCCCGGCACGCCGAATATATGGTGTGGCCGCGTGCGTTTGCGCTGGCCGAGGTGCTGTGGTCGCCTAAAGAACGGCGCAACTGGCCGGAGTTTATGAACCGGGTAGAAGCACATTTCCGGCGGTTCGATGCGCTCGGTATCAACTACGCCCGCAGTGTGTATAACCCGATTATCACGGTTAAGCGACCACCATTGGGTTTCGTCGAGGTCTTTCTGAACCACGAACTGCCCGACGTGCTGCTGTACTACACCACTGATAGCACACAACCCGACGACCGCTCGCTCCTGTATGCCAACCTGATTCTGATGCCCAAAGGAGCCAGTCGGCTGAAGGTGATGGCCTACCGTTACGGCAAACCCATCGGCATGCTTATCGACCTGCCAATTGAGGAGCTTGCCAGACGGATTCGGTGA
- a CDS encoding glycoside hydrolase family 113, producing MPLHLLLVFVTLLGCQTAPPFQYNGPKHKGVNLVAPPRQPDSMALAPVRAIGGEWVAIVPYGFNRKGDPHFYFSENRPKERRNWGQWWGETPAGVAETVRMARRQGLKTMLKPHVWMMGGSHLDLEFSTEADWQSFEHDYAQYVLFFAHMADSLNVDLYCITTELDRFAIARPAFWQRLIGQVKSVYKGKLTYAANWDRYERIPFWSELDYIGVDAYFPLSDDREPGPADLVRGWKPHLNALKKTSSRHQKPILFTEFGYRACDHTARRPWESDTECTANLTAQANAYAALLEAVWPQPWFAGGFAWKWFMDDDLRHRERDQYSPQDRTAGDVLQKAWKQVR from the coding sequence ATGCCCCTTCACCTGCTTTTAGTTTTCGTTACGCTGCTCGGTTGCCAGACTGCCCCGCCGTTTCAATACAACGGCCCGAAGCACAAAGGCGTGAATTTGGTGGCTCCGCCCCGCCAGCCCGATTCGATGGCATTGGCCCCCGTGCGGGCCATTGGGGGCGAGTGGGTCGCCATTGTGCCATACGGCTTCAACCGAAAAGGCGACCCGCATTTTTATTTCAGCGAAAACCGCCCCAAAGAGCGTCGAAACTGGGGGCAGTGGTGGGGCGAAACTCCGGCGGGTGTGGCCGAAACGGTTCGGATGGCGCGTCGGCAGGGGCTGAAAACGATGCTCAAACCGCACGTATGGATGATGGGTGGTTCGCACCTCGATCTCGAATTTTCGACCGAAGCCGACTGGCAAAGTTTTGAACACGACTACGCGCAATACGTACTGTTTTTCGCCCACATGGCCGACTCGCTCAACGTCGATTTGTATTGCATCACCACCGAACTCGACCGCTTCGCCATTGCCCGGCCTGCCTTCTGGCAACGACTCATTGGACAGGTGAAAAGCGTTTACAAAGGCAAGCTGACCTACGCAGCCAACTGGGACCGCTACGAACGCATCCCGTTCTGGAGCGAACTGGATTACATTGGCGTCGATGCTTATTTCCCCCTTTCCGACGACCGCGAACCGGGCCCCGCCGACCTTGTGCGGGGCTGGAAACCACACCTGAACGCCTTAAAAAAAACCAGCAGCCGACACCAGAAACCCATCCTGTTCACCGAATTTGGCTACCGTGCCTGCGACCACACGGCCCGTCGCCCGTGGGAATCCGACACCGAATGCACGGCCAACCTAACCGCTCAGGCCAACGCCTACGCAGCGTTGCTCGAAGCCGTGTGGCCGCAGCCGTGGTTTGCGGGCGGTTTTGCCTGGAAGTGGTTCATGGACGATGACCTGCGCCACCGCGAACGCGACCAGTACAGCCCGCAGGACCGCACGGCGGGAGATGTGTTACAGAAAGCGTGGAAGCAGGTCAGGTAG
- a CDS encoding DUF4292 domain-containing protein, producing the protein MKKQLITLVALVAIPTFSFAQTADEVIDKHVAAIGGADKIAAVKTLEMDQSMAVMGMEMTAKNVYVVGQSLRSDVSVMGQQITNVFDGDKGWMINPMAGGNTAQDLPAEALKAGKTATEPQMFHLAYLKADKLPYELVGKEKFKEKDAYNLKVTRPEGVYNYFIAADDYQLLGLKGSSPQGETSATFSDYKVVDGLSVPHTFEVSNPQVPAPITAKITKLTINSPVDNTIFAKPK; encoded by the coding sequence ATGAAAAAACAACTGATTACGCTTGTCGCTCTGGTAGCGATTCCAACTTTTTCGTTCGCCCAAACCGCCGACGAAGTGATTGATAAGCACGTTGCTGCCATTGGCGGAGCCGACAAAATTGCGGCTGTAAAAACGCTCGAAATGGACCAGTCGATGGCGGTGATGGGCATGGAGATGACCGCCAAAAACGTGTACGTCGTAGGCCAGTCGCTCCGCAGCGACGTGTCGGTGATGGGTCAGCAGATTACGAACGTGTTCGATGGCGACAAAGGCTGGATGATTAACCCGATGGCGGGCGGCAATACAGCACAAGACCTGCCTGCCGAAGCCCTGAAAGCCGGCAAAACCGCTACCGAACCACAGATGTTTCATCTGGCCTACCTGAAAGCCGATAAGCTCCCCTACGAACTGGTTGGTAAAGAGAAATTCAAAGAAAAAGATGCCTACAACCTGAAAGTGACCCGGCCCGAAGGTGTTTACAATTATTTTATTGCCGCCGACGATTACCAGCTTTTAGGTCTGAAAGGCAGCAGCCCGCAGGGTGAAACCAGCGCAACGTTTTCGGATTACAAAGTAGTGGATGGGTTGAGCGTGCCACATACGTTTGAGGTCAGCAACCCACAGGTTCCCGCCCCAATTACGGCTAAAATTACGAAGCTGACGATCAACAGCCCGGTCGATAACACCATCTTCGCCAAACCGAAGTAA
- a CDS encoding nucleoside permease: MLNTTRVKLSIMMFLQFFVWGAWYGQMSKYLLTQLNATGDQVGNAYAAFSLAMLVAPFFVGMIADRYFAAQKMLGILNLLGAGVLYLITQNTDPDRFFYLILAYCITFAPTLALTSSIAMQQMSSPEKEFPGIRVLGTVAWIVVTNIVGFYGFGDQVTIFQLSMYSAVALGVFSFFLPDTPPKADKSTSVAQILGLDAFRLFRDRSFAIFFLSSVLICIPLSFYYAMANPSLTDGGMQNVENKMSLGQASEVIFMLLIPLAYTRLGVKKMLIVGLVAWIVRFICFGYGDASSEWLLYIAILLHGVCYDFFFVTGQIYTDNKAGEKIKSSAQGLITLATYGIGMGIGSKLSGIVLDMYTRPDGTKDWLSVWLVPAGIAAAVLVVFVLLFSDKQRVRATKDESDLVKS, encoded by the coding sequence ATGCTGAACACAACGCGCGTTAAGCTCTCGATCATGATGTTTCTCCAGTTCTTTGTCTGGGGAGCCTGGTACGGGCAGATGAGTAAATATTTATTAACCCAACTCAACGCTACCGGCGATCAGGTGGGCAACGCTTACGCGGCTTTTTCGCTGGCGATGCTTGTTGCACCCTTCTTTGTCGGTATGATTGCCGACCGCTATTTTGCCGCCCAGAAAATGCTTGGCATCCTGAATCTGCTGGGCGCGGGCGTGTTGTACCTGATTACCCAAAACACTGACCCCGACCGCTTTTTCTACCTGATTCTGGCCTACTGCATCACCTTCGCACCGACGCTGGCCCTCACGTCGTCGATTGCCATGCAGCAGATGAGCAGCCCCGAAAAAGAATTTCCGGGTATTCGGGTACTGGGTACGGTAGCCTGGATTGTAGTTACGAACATCGTGGGTTTCTACGGCTTCGGCGATCAGGTCACGATTTTTCAACTGTCGATGTACTCGGCTGTCGCGCTGGGCGTGTTCTCGTTTTTCCTGCCCGATACCCCGCCCAAAGCTGATAAATCGACCTCGGTAGCGCAGATTCTGGGGCTTGATGCGTTCCGGCTCTTCCGCGACCGCTCGTTTGCCATTTTCTTTCTGTCGTCGGTGCTGATTTGTATTCCGCTGTCGTTCTACTACGCTATGGCAAATCCGTCGCTCACCGATGGCGGGATGCAGAACGTAGAGAACAAAATGTCGCTCGGTCAGGCATCGGAAGTGATTTTTATGCTGCTGATTCCGTTGGCTTATACCCGCTTGGGCGTTAAAAAAATGCTGATTGTGGGGCTGGTAGCCTGGATTGTACGATTTATTTGCTTCGGGTACGGCGACGCATCGAGCGAGTGGCTGCTGTATATCGCCATTCTGCTGCACGGCGTTTGTTATGATTTCTTCTTCGTAACGGGGCAGATTTATACCGACAACAAAGCGGGCGAAAAAATCAAATCGTCGGCGCAGGGGCTGATTACGCTGGCTACTTACGGCATTGGCATGGGCATCGGCTCGAAATTATCGGGCATCGTACTCGATATGTACACCCGCCCCGACGGCACCAAAGACTGGCTCTCGGTCTGGCTCGTGCCTGCCGGTATCGCAGCCGCCGTGCTGGTGGTATTCGTGTTGCTCTTTTCCGACAAACAACGTGTTCGCGCTACCAAAGACGAATCTGATTTAGTGAAAAGTTAA
- a CDS encoding sensor histidine kinase — MLLLTLLLGGLFWQFQSIRRKRSEIERQADQLKTLMRELHHRVKNNLAIVSSLLRLQVRHLDDEKAIEAVRVSQQRVHAMSLIHQRLYQTDAVSSVNMREFLTDLAQNLMQAYGFEANRFDLQIAIDQPDVDVDVAIPMGLIANELITNAFKYAYTDVERPRLHIGLHNHNGLTLEVQDNGPGLADTDWQPQVNRQASFGQRLVATLSQQLDATIELVRQNGTLFRLHIPSNRLQPVE, encoded by the coding sequence ATGCTGTTGCTGACGCTGCTGCTGGGCGGACTGTTCTGGCAATTCCAGTCTATACGGCGTAAACGGTCTGAAATTGAGCGGCAGGCCGATCAGCTAAAAACGCTGATGCGCGAGTTGCACCACCGGGTCAAAAACAACCTCGCGATTGTGTCGAGCCTGTTGCGGCTACAGGTTCGGCATTTAGACGATGAAAAAGCGATTGAAGCCGTGCGGGTAAGCCAGCAGCGAGTACACGCTATGTCGCTCATTCATCAGCGACTCTACCAGACCGACGCCGTTTCGTCGGTGAATATGCGCGAGTTCCTGACCGATCTGGCCCAGAACCTGATGCAGGCGTATGGCTTTGAAGCCAATCGGTTCGATTTGCAGATTGCTATCGACCAGCCCGACGTTGACGTCGATGTGGCGATACCGATGGGGTTGATTGCCAATGAGTTGATTACGAACGCATTCAAATATGCCTACACCGACGTGGAGCGGCCCCGGCTGCATATTGGCCTGCACAATCATAACGGTCTGACCCTCGAAGTGCAGGACAATGGCCCCGGCTTAGCCGATACCGACTGGCAACCGCAGGTCAATCGGCAGGCGTCGTTTGGGCAGCGATTGGTTGCTACCCTCAGCCAGCAGTTAGACGCTACCATTGAACTCGTTCGGCAGAACGGCACCCTGTTTCGGCTTCATATCCCGTCGAATCGACTGCAACCGGTGGAGTGA
- a CDS encoding Gfo/Idh/MocA family protein gives MNQPDKLTSTETTRRQFLQTGALAAAGFMIVPRHVLGGKGFIAPSDKLNIAGVGVAGKGFSDTNNAFNNGANNIVALCDIDWSRDQVKANFNKHPNAKRYKNFREMLDKEGKTIDAVTVSTADHTHAVVAMAAMQLGKHVYVQKPMTHNIYEARMLTEAARKYKVVTQMGNQGASNPAQQQMVEWVKKGLLGNVHTINFWTNRPVWPQGIPVPQTTTPPDDVDWDLWIGPAQKVGYSPGYHPFKWRGWWNFGAGALGDIGCHIMDVPFRTLGISYPTSVECSVGAVFMKDWTPEYIPEGCPPSSQVMMQFEPTKTNKSPITMTWSDGGIKPFRPAFLPDSEPLSDDGGSNGMFMIGDKGLLTCGLYGMNPKIYTKSGEKYEVPKEDRNNLNLKLPEWGHQVLWADACKAGFNSKEHKGLTSSFDFSGPLTETVLMGNLAIRSYNLRTARADGRGFDYPGRKKLLWDGKSMKITNFEDANQFVSRQYREGWSLTA, from the coding sequence ATGAACCAACCTGATAAATTGACCAGTACCGAAACCACCCGCCGACAGTTTTTGCAGACTGGTGCGCTGGCGGCTGCCGGTTTTATGATTGTGCCGCGCCACGTACTCGGCGGCAAAGGCTTTATTGCTCCCAGCGATAAGCTCAATATTGCGGGCGTGGGCGTTGCCGGTAAAGGGTTCTCGGATACCAATAACGCCTTTAACAACGGTGCCAACAACATTGTGGCCCTGTGCGACATCGACTGGAGTCGCGATCAGGTTAAGGCCAACTTCAACAAGCATCCCAACGCCAAGCGGTACAAAAACTTCCGCGAGATGCTCGATAAAGAAGGCAAAACCATCGACGCCGTGACGGTTTCGACCGCCGACCATACGCACGCTGTGGTAGCCATGGCGGCCATGCAACTCGGCAAACACGTGTATGTGCAGAAACCAATGACGCACAATATCTACGAAGCCCGGATGCTGACCGAAGCAGCCCGCAAATACAAGGTCGTGACGCAGATGGGCAATCAGGGAGCGTCGAACCCGGCCCAGCAGCAGATGGTCGAATGGGTGAAAAAAGGATTGCTGGGCAACGTGCATACCATCAATTTCTGGACCAACCGCCCGGTGTGGCCGCAGGGCATTCCGGTGCCGCAAACCACTACGCCCCCCGACGACGTAGATTGGGATTTGTGGATTGGCCCGGCGCAAAAGGTTGGCTACTCGCCTGGTTATCACCCCTTTAAATGGCGCGGCTGGTGGAACTTCGGGGCCGGTGCGCTCGGCGACATCGGTTGTCACATCATGGACGTTCCGTTCCGCACGCTGGGTATCAGCTACCCAACCTCGGTCGAATGCAGCGTAGGTGCCGTATTCATGAAAGACTGGACGCCGGAGTATATCCCGGAAGGATGCCCGCCTTCATCGCAGGTAATGATGCAGTTCGAGCCGACAAAAACCAACAAGTCGCCCATTACGATGACCTGGTCTGATGGCGGTATCAAGCCCTTCCGGCCTGCCTTCCTGCCCGATAGCGAACCGCTCAGCGACGACGGTGGCAGCAACGGTATGTTCATGATTGGCGATAAAGGGTTGCTGACCTGCGGCCTGTATGGTATGAATCCCAAAATTTATACCAAGAGCGGAGAAAAGTACGAAGTGCCTAAAGAAGACCGTAACAACCTGAACCTGAAGCTACCCGAGTGGGGCCATCAGGTGCTGTGGGCCGATGCCTGCAAAGCGGGTTTCAACAGCAAAGAACACAAAGGGTTGACCTCCTCGTTCGACTTCTCGGGTCCGCTCACCGAAACCGTACTGATGGGCAACCTCGCCATTCGCAGCTACAACCTCCGCACGGCCCGCGCCGACGGTCGGGGCTTCGATTATCCGGGTCGCAAAAAGCTGCTGTGGGATGGCAAAAGCATGAAGATCACCAACTTCGAGGACGCCAACCAGTTTGTTTCGCGCCAATACCGCGAAGGCTGGTCGCTCACGGCGTAA
- a CDS encoding AraC family transcriptional regulator, with translation MKLQFEKIEPEAGSSFRVIHLTEAETCRVFWHYHPEYEIVYIPHGNGQRRVGTNVSRYETGELVFIGPNLPHLNFSYGKAGQYDEIIVQMRDDFLGDSFLQKPELSHVRRLFERAHRGLAFGDETKQRVGPLLNELPAQPPFERMLTLLRVLQQLADAADMQPLHANGVRFDLNPKEQERISRVCQYVEQHYAQPIDVRAVADLVSLTVPAFCRYFKRMTNLTFTDFVNEYRVNQARRLLHSSRTVADVGYAVGFNNLSHFNKTFRAITGQTPSDYRKELVV, from the coding sequence ATGAAACTACAATTCGAGAAAATAGAACCCGAAGCGGGGAGTTCGTTTCGCGTGATTCACCTGACCGAAGCCGAAACGTGCCGCGTGTTCTGGCATTATCACCCCGAATACGAGATTGTGTACATTCCGCACGGCAACGGTCAACGGCGCGTTGGCACCAACGTGTCGCGGTACGAAACCGGCGAACTGGTGTTTATCGGGCCGAACCTGCCGCATCTGAATTTCAGCTACGGTAAAGCCGGGCAGTACGACGAGATTATTGTGCAGATGCGCGACGATTTTCTGGGCGATTCGTTTCTGCAAAAACCTGAGCTGAGCCACGTTCGGCGGTTGTTCGAGCGGGCGCACCGGGGGCTGGCGTTCGGCGACGAAACCAAACAGCGCGTTGGCCCGCTGCTCAACGAATTGCCCGCGCAACCCCCGTTCGAGCGAATGCTGACGCTGCTGCGTGTGTTGCAGCAATTGGCCGATGCCGCAGACATGCAGCCGCTCCATGCCAACGGCGTTCGGTTCGATCTGAACCCAAAAGAGCAGGAACGGATTAGCCGCGTTTGTCAGTATGTTGAACAGCACTACGCCCAGCCTATCGACGTTCGCGCCGTGGCCGACCTCGTTAGCCTGACCGTACCGGCTTTTTGCCGCTATTTTAAACGCATGACGAACCTGACATTTACCGATTTCGTAAACGAGTACCGTGTCAATCAGGCCCGCAGGCTCCTGCATTCGTCGCGCACCGTGGCCGACGTGGGCTATGCCGTGGGGTTCAACAACCTATCGCACTTCAACAAAACGTTCCGGGCCATAACCGGTCAAACGCCAAGCGATTATCGAAAAGAATTAGTGGTGTAG
- a CDS encoding FG-GAP repeat domain-containing protein, whose protein sequence is MKRVFLGLFTLLLGVALTPPERLPRFQRYFVAAESYESVGVFDVDNNDTLDLVSGDFWYEGPAFRRRHLIGNLPRQNEYYDDFSTIPMDVNADGRMDFVTGGWFDGTLRWLENPGKKNSRWPTHPIAKVGNIETTRAWDVDGDGTPEIVPNNPGHPLKYLKMTGPAQFTIVQIAPTQGHGLGFGDVNADGRGDFILSDGWLEAPADRASGPWTLHNEFSLGSASIPVLVIDVNGDKLNDLIVGQGHGYGLHWYEQTRTATGQRGWTKHLIDDKNSQYHCLEWVDLTGDGRPELLTGKRYRAHNDNDPGSNDPVGLYYFTWDVARKQFAKHDIAYGPAGVGKGTGIYFAVADLRKTGRKDIIVAGKDGLAVFFNER, encoded by the coding sequence ATGAAACGTGTTTTTTTAGGTTTATTTACTTTGCTGCTGGGTGTAGCACTCACCCCACCCGAACGATTGCCCCGCTTCCAACGCTATTTTGTAGCTGCCGAAAGCTACGAGTCGGTGGGCGTATTCGATGTCGATAACAACGATACACTTGATTTGGTATCGGGCGATTTCTGGTACGAAGGGCCAGCGTTTCGGCGTCGGCACCTGATTGGCAATTTACCCCGGCAGAACGAATATTACGACGATTTTTCGACTATTCCGATGGACGTCAATGCCGACGGGCGCATGGATTTCGTTACGGGCGGCTGGTTCGACGGCACACTGCGCTGGCTCGAAAACCCCGGTAAAAAAAATAGCCGCTGGCCCACGCACCCCATTGCAAAAGTAGGTAACATTGAAACTACCCGCGCCTGGGACGTTGATGGCGATGGTACGCCCGAAATTGTGCCGAATAACCCCGGCCATCCGCTCAAATACCTCAAAATGACTGGCCCTGCCCAGTTTACGATTGTGCAAATTGCTCCTACCCAGGGCCACGGACTGGGTTTTGGTGACGTTAATGCCGACGGGCGGGGCGACTTCATTCTAAGCGACGGCTGGCTCGAGGCCCCCGCCGACCGTGCATCGGGTCCGTGGACGCTGCACAACGAATTTTCACTCGGTTCGGCCAGCATACCCGTTCTTGTCATTGACGTGAATGGCGACAAGCTCAACGACCTGATTGTAGGGCAGGGGCATGGCTACGGTCTGCACTGGTACGAACAAACCCGCACCGCCACTGGTCAGCGCGGCTGGACGAAGCACCTGATCGATGACAAAAATTCCCAATATCACTGCCTTGAGTGGGTAGACCTCACCGGCGACGGGCGGCCCGAGTTGCTGACAGGCAAACGCTACCGCGCTCACAATGACAACGACCCCGGTTCCAACGACCCGGTAGGGTTGTACTATTTCACGTGGGACGTGGCCCGGAAGCAATTTGCCAAACACGACATTGCTTATGGCCCGGCGGGTGTAGGCAAAGGCACTGGCATCTACTTTGCCGTAGCTGACCTCCGTAAAACAGGCCGGAAAGACATAATTGTGGCTGGTAAAGACGGGTTGGCCGTTTTTTTCAACGAGCGGTAA
- a CDS encoding MFS transporter produces MNSTISVEKPHRNLFVRNLLTFFLNRRALAIGLVFASDSILFGSWVSHIPYVKQKLQLSDAELGLTLFALPAGLLVMNPITGWIIGKLGEARACLWSAIGLALAVCIPLNAPNPAILALGLFLMGLNGALINVAMNTSATNLERAEGIVIMSSCHGMWSLGGLFGSGIAGAVIALHVAPPVHVMAMAALVLIGSFLLQPTLAQVPSSSRTESGEKAGSSFVRPNRDLLLMILIGLALAMGEGAAFDWSAVYLRETLGASSQIAALGFASFSLTMTSFRFLGDAIIPKIGAKRWLQIGGTLAAAGLLIAIALPYPAMALLGFAVLGAGCSLGAPILYAAALRVPGIPPAAGLATFATFSFVGFLAGPPIVGFIAESFGLYYGLGFVAISLLISAWLSRMVNLF; encoded by the coding sequence ATGAACTCAACTATTTCTGTCGAAAAGCCGCACCGAAACCTGTTTGTGCGGAACCTGCTGACATTCTTCCTGAACCGGCGGGCGTTAGCCATTGGATTAGTCTTTGCTTCCGACAGTATCCTGTTCGGTAGCTGGGTGTCGCACATCCCTTACGTCAAACAAAAGCTGCAACTGTCCGATGCCGAACTGGGCCTGACGCTCTTCGCGCTGCCTGCCGGGCTGTTGGTCATGAACCCCATAACGGGCTGGATCATCGGCAAATTAGGCGAAGCACGGGCGTGTTTGTGGTCGGCTATTGGGCTGGCATTGGCCGTATGCATCCCGCTCAACGCGCCTAATCCGGCAATTTTGGCCCTCGGTCTGTTTCTGATGGGCCTGAATGGTGCGCTCATCAACGTAGCCATGAACACCAGTGCCACCAACCTCGAACGGGCCGAAGGCATCGTGATTATGTCGTCGTGTCATGGCATGTGGAGTTTGGGCGGGTTGTTTGGGTCGGGCATTGCCGGGGCTGTAATTGCGTTGCACGTAGCCCCGCCCGTACACGTGATGGCAATGGCCGCCCTGGTGCTGATTGGCTCGTTTTTGCTACAGCCTACCCTGGCGCAGGTGCCGTCGAGCAGCCGCACGGAATCGGGCGAAAAAGCCGGGTCGTCGTTTGTGCGGCCCAACCGCGACCTGCTGCTGATGATTCTGATTGGTCTCGCTCTGGCAATGGGCGAAGGCGCGGCTTTCGACTGGAGTGCGGTTTATTTACGCGAAACGCTGGGAGCCAGCAGTCAGATTGCCGCGCTGGGATTCGCCAGTTTCTCGCTGACCATGACCAGTTTCCGGTTTCTGGGCGACGCTATTATCCCGAAAATTGGGGCCAAACGCTGGCTGCAAATTGGCGGTACACTGGCCGCTGCGGGTCTGCTTATTGCCATTGCCCTCCCCTATCCAGCTATGGCCCTGTTGGGCTTTGCGGTGCTGGGTGCAGGCTGCTCATTGGGTGCGCCCATTCTGTACGCGGCTGCGTTGCGGGTGCCGGGCATTCCGCCCGCTGCCGGGCTGGCAACCTTCGCCACGTTTAGCTTTGTCGGTTTTCTGGCCGGGCCACCCATCGTTGGTTTCATTGCCGAAAGCTTTGGGCTATATTACGGGCTGGGTTTTGTAGCTATTTCGCTGCTGATTTCGGCGTGGCTGTCGCGTATGGTGAATCTGTTTTGA